A single genomic interval of Flavobacterium sp. N2820 harbors:
- a CDS encoding DUF3050 domain-containing protein — MDIQTINQSIQNQKEQLLNHSLYNKVKTIEDLHCFLENHIYAVWDFMSLLKALQNKLTCTTTPWLPIGNPEIRYLINEIVVAEETDLTIEGTRQSHFEMYLDAMKQCGASTTQITSFLQNVEETKNIFVSIKQSDLHPNVKAFLDFTFRVIEQGKPHEIAAAFTFGREDLIPNMFTEILKSFQQNFPETNLSKLIYYFERHIELDADEHGPMAMQMINELCGTSEQKWNEVQEISILALEKRIGLWDAIEEQMEHKHELV, encoded by the coding sequence ATGGATATTCAAACAATAAACCAATCGATACAAAATCAGAAAGAACAATTGTTAAATCATTCGTTGTACAACAAAGTTAAAACCATTGAAGATTTACATTGTTTTTTAGAAAATCACATATATGCTGTGTGGGATTTTATGTCTTTATTAAAAGCCTTACAAAACAAATTAACTTGCACAACAACACCTTGGTTACCCATAGGAAATCCAGAAATTCGCTATTTAATTAACGAAATTGTTGTAGCCGAAGAAACCGATTTAACAATTGAGGGAACTAGACAAAGTCATTTTGAAATGTACTTAGATGCGATGAAACAATGTGGTGCTTCGACAACCCAAATTACTAGTTTTTTACAGAATGTAGAAGAGACAAAAAACATTTTTGTATCTATTAAACAAAGTGATTTACATCCAAATGTTAAAGCTTTTTTAGATTTTACATTTCGAGTAATTGAACAAGGAAAACCACATGAAATTGCAGCTGCTTTTACTTTTGGAAGAGAAGATTTGATTCCGAATATGTTTACCGAAATTTTAAAAAGTTTTCAGCAAAATTTCCCTGAAACCAATTTATCAAAACTAATTTATTACTTTGAAAGACATATTGAATTAGACGCCGATGAACATGGACCTATGGCAATGCAGATGATTAATGAACTATGCGGAACATCGGAACAAAAATGGAATGAAGTGCAAGAAATTTCTATTTTAGCGTTGGAAAAAAGAATCGGACTTTGGGATGCAATTGAAGAACAAATGGAACATAAACATGAATTAGTATAA
- a CDS encoding YceI family protein gives MKAIGIIIVFILLSFGFTKNQTKVKITNKSEVTIKGKSNVNTFECKYNSDYIEDEIHVSVTKSNSKILLDGAKIAIKSNGFDCAHKMITRDFKSILKADENPHIVINVKEINNTKENITAKLNVKIAGIEKEYTVPVTYNQATNNVKGQLKLNIKDFKLKSPKKLLGMVVVNDNVEINFNLFLQY, from the coding sequence ATGAAAGCAATAGGTATAATAATCGTCTTTATTCTTTTAAGTTTTGGTTTTACAAAAAATCAAACCAAAGTTAAAATCACGAATAAAAGTGAAGTGACTATTAAAGGGAAATCAAACGTTAATACATTTGAATGCAAATACAATTCAGATTATATTGAAGACGAAATTCATGTTTCTGTCACAAAAAGTAATTCAAAAATACTTTTAGATGGTGCTAAAATTGCAATAAAAAGCAATGGTTTTGATTGCGCTCACAAAATGATAACAAGAGATTTTAAATCTATTCTAAAAGCAGATGAAAATCCGCATATTGTAATTAATGTTAAAGAAATCAATAACACAAAAGAGAACATAACCGCAAAATTAAATGTAAAGATTGCAGGAATTGAAAAAGAATACACAGTTCCAGTAACATACAATCAAGCAACAAATAATGTTAAAGGGCAATTGAAATTAAACATCAAAGATTTTAAATTAAAATCGCCTAAGAAATTACTTGGAATGGTCGTGGTTAATGACAATGTTGAGATAAATTTCAATTTGTTTTTACAATATTAA
- a CDS encoding 2Fe-2S iron-sulfur cluster-binding protein, producing the protein MPQDVTIFITDRNGIKHEVLAPTDMNMNIMELIRSYELAEEGTVGVCGGMAMCASCQCYILNDVISLERNPDEEAMLWEAYHVKDNSRLGCQIPITEDLEGLAIEIAPEQ; encoded by the coding sequence ATGCCACAAGACGTAACCATTTTTATAACAGACAGAAACGGTATTAAACACGAAGTGTTAGCGCCAACTGATATGAACATGAACATCATGGAGTTAATTCGTTCCTATGAATTAGCTGAAGAAGGTACAGTTGGTGTTTGCGGAGGAATGGCTATGTGTGCTTCCTGCCAATGTTATATTTTAAACGATGTAATCTCATTGGAACGAAATCCAGATGAAGAAGCAATGCTTTGGGAAGCGTATCATGTAAAGGATAATTCCAGATTAGGTTGCCAAATTCCAATTACAGAAGATTTAGAAGGTTTAGCAATTGAAATAGCCCCAGAACAATAA
- a CDS encoding tRNA1(Val) (adenine(37)-N6)-methyltransferase: MTFTFKQFSVNQDHCAMKIGTDGVLLGAWTPLINNPYNILDIGAGTGILSLMLAQRSNAEQIDAIEIDEDAYEQCVENFEASSWGDKLFCFHAGLDEFVDEPEDEYDLIISNPPFYTDDFKSDNTSRDLARFEDALPFEELIEAAALLLSDNGIFSVIIPYKEEEQFVSLCKELDLFPLKITRVKGTPTSEIKRSLLAFCRIEQTPLIDELTIEISRHEYTPEYIELTKDFYLKM; the protein is encoded by the coding sequence ATGACTTTTACATTCAAACAATTTTCGGTTAATCAAGATCATTGTGCAATGAAAATTGGCACTGATGGTGTGCTACTTGGTGCTTGGACTCCGCTAATCAATAATCCTTACAATATATTAGATATTGGAGCTGGAACTGGAATTTTGTCTTTAATGTTAGCCCAAAGAAGCAACGCCGAACAAATTGATGCTATTGAAATTGACGAAGATGCTTATGAACAATGCGTTGAAAATTTTGAAGCTTCCTCGTGGGGCGATAAGTTATTTTGTTTTCACGCAGGTTTAGATGAATTTGTTGACGAACCCGAAGACGAATACGATTTAATCATTTCCAATCCGCCTTTTTATACTGATGATTTTAAATCAGATAACACTTCGAGAGATTTAGCACGCTTTGAAGATGCTTTACCTTTTGAAGAATTAATTGAGGCAGCTGCATTATTACTTTCGGATAACGGTATTTTTTCTGTGATTATTCCTTACAAAGAAGAAGAGCAATTTGTTTCTTTATGCAAGGAATTAGACTTATTTCCTCTAAAAATTACTCGAGTAAAAGGCACACCGACATCAGAAATTAAAAGAAGTTTATTGGCTTTTTGCCGAATAGAGCAAACTCCATTAATTGATGAACTAACTATTGAAATTTCTCGTCATGAATATACTCCTGAATACATTGAACTGACTAAAGATTTTTATTTGAAGATGTGA
- a CDS encoding NAD(P)/FAD-dependent oxidoreductase, translating into MIKTDILIIGAGPTGLFAVFEAGLLQLKCHIIDALPQPGGQLAELYPKKPIFDIPGYPSVLAGDLVTNLMEQIKQFQPGFTLGETAETIEKLEDGTFIVTTNEGTQHHAKAIAIAGGLGTFEPRKPLLKDIEFYEKEDRGVDYFVKDPEKYRGKNIVIAGGGDSALDWSIFLSNVSNSVTLVHRRNEFRGALDSVEKVQELKSAGKIKLITPAEVVGFKGSERIESLDIEMNGARMNVPTDYFIPLFGLTPKLGPIANWGLEIEKNAIKVNNALDYQTNIDGIYAIGDVNIYPGKLKLILCGFHEATLMCQSVYNRINPGKRYVLKYTTVSGVDGFDGTRKEAEKAVVKSID; encoded by the coding sequence ATGATTAAAACAGATATTCTTATAATTGGCGCAGGTCCTACGGGTCTTTTTGCCGTTTTCGAAGCCGGATTATTGCAATTAAAATGTCATATCATTGATGCCTTACCTCAGCCCGGTGGACAATTAGCTGAATTATATCCTAAAAAACCCATTTTTGATATTCCAGGTTATCCTTCAGTATTAGCAGGAGATTTGGTTACTAACTTAATGGAACAAATAAAACAGTTTCAACCAGGATTTACACTAGGAGAAACTGCGGAAACCATAGAAAAATTAGAAGATGGAACTTTTATTGTAACCACAAACGAAGGTACACAACATCACGCAAAAGCAATTGCAATTGCGGGTGGTTTAGGTACTTTTGAACCAAGAAAACCCCTTTTAAAAGACATCGAATTTTACGAAAAAGAAGATCGCGGAGTAGATTACTTCGTAAAAGATCCAGAAAAATATCGTGGAAAAAATATTGTAATTGCTGGTGGAGGAGATTCTGCTTTAGATTGGAGTATTTTCTTGTCTAATGTTTCGAATTCAGTGACATTGGTACATAGAAGAAACGAATTTCGAGGTGCTTTAGATTCGGTTGAAAAAGTACAAGAATTAAAATCGGCAGGAAAAATTAAATTGATTACACCTGCAGAAGTGGTTGGTTTCAAAGGAAGTGAACGAATAGAATCGTTAGATATTGAAATGAATGGTGCGCGAATGAATGTTCCTACCGATTATTTTATTCCACTGTTTGGATTAACACCAAAGTTAGGTCCAATTGCAAATTGGGGATTAGAAATTGAAAAAAACGCCATCAAAGTAAATAACGCATTAGATTATCAAACGAATATCGACGGAATTTATGCTATTGGTGATGTCAACATTTATCCAGGGAAATTAAAACTAATTTTATGTGGTTTTCACGAAGCTACTTTAATGTGTCAAAGTGTTTATAATAGAATTAATCCAGGAAAACGTTATGTGTTAAAATACACCACCGTTTCTGGAGTAGATGGTTTTGACGGAACCAGAAAAGAAGCTGAAAAAGCCGTAGTAAAATCGATTGATTAA
- a CDS encoding YceI family protein gives MNTLKINFKNWFLLFIVVAPIYTVFAQDAKVVLAESKLVVDGTSNVHDWTIEAKAMSGKASATLEAGDLKALKSLDFSVEVEQLKSGKSGMDKNTFKALKSATNKNISFKLVKVIKITTVSDNNYTIETQGDLTIAGATKRVNQTFTVKLIGKKMIFSGKQKIDMTLYGVEPPKALMGTIKTGKDVVVDFKVTYN, from the coding sequence ATGAACACTTTAAAAATAAACTTCAAAAATTGGTTTTTACTATTTATAGTTGTTGCTCCAATTTATACTGTTTTTGCACAAGATGCAAAGGTAGTTTTAGCAGAAAGTAAATTAGTTGTTGACGGAACTTCAAATGTGCATGATTGGACAATTGAAGCAAAAGCAATGAGTGGGAAAGCTTCGGCAACTTTAGAAGCAGGCGATTTAAAAGCACTAAAAAGTTTAGATTTTTCCGTTGAGGTTGAACAACTAAAAAGTGGTAAAAGTGGAATGGATAAAAACACTTTTAAAGCTTTAAAAAGTGCTACAAATAAAAACATCAGTTTCAAATTAGTGAAAGTGATTAAAATTACTACAGTTTCTGATAATAATTATACAATCGAAACACAAGGCGATTTAACTATTGCAGGTGCTACAAAAAGAGTCAATCAAACTTTTACAGTTAAACTTATCGGTAAAAAAATGATTTTTTCTGGAAAGCAAAAAATTGATATGACTTTATATGGTGTAGAACCACCAAAAGCATTAATGGGTACTATAAAAACAGGAAAAGATGTTGTCGTAGACTTCAAAGTAACCTACAACTAA
- a CDS encoding Mrp/NBP35 family ATP-binding protein encodes MKLDRKEILSALETISVAGEGKNMVESGAVQNVITFGDEVVVDLLLSTPALHIKKRAEVDIIKVIHEKVYEKAKVKVNIKVEAPEKPENPNLIRGKQIPGISNIIAVASGKGGVGKSTITANLAVTLAKMGFKVGVLDADIYGPSMPIMFDVENAKPISVEVDGKSKMQPVSSYGVEILSIGFFTKPDQAVIWRGPMAAKALNQMIFDANWGELDFMLIDLPPGTGDIHLSIMQSLPITGAVVVSTPQAVALADAKKGVSMFMSESINVPVLGIIENMAYFTPEELPENKYYIFGKEGAKNLAADLQVPLLGEVPLVQSIREAGDYGRPAALQTASILESVFETITRNVVQETVNRNETLPPTEAIKITTMAGCSAVKKK; translated from the coding sequence ATGAAACTAGATAGAAAAGAAATTTTAAGTGCATTAGAAACTATTTCGGTGGCTGGAGAAGGAAAAAACATGGTAGAAAGTGGTGCGGTTCAAAATGTAATCACTTTCGGAGATGAAGTTGTTGTTGATTTACTTTTATCAACACCAGCTCTACATATTAAAAAACGTGCAGAAGTTGATATTATTAAAGTAATACACGAAAAAGTATACGAAAAAGCCAAAGTAAAAGTAAATATTAAAGTTGAAGCGCCAGAAAAACCAGAAAACCCTAATTTGATTAGAGGTAAACAAATTCCTGGAATTTCAAATATTATTGCTGTAGCTTCTGGTAAAGGAGGAGTAGGAAAGTCTACTATTACCGCAAATCTTGCGGTAACATTAGCAAAAATGGGATTTAAAGTGGGGGTTTTAGATGCCGATATTTACGGACCATCAATGCCAATTATGTTTGATGTAGAAAACGCAAAACCAATCTCGGTTGAAGTGGACGGAAAATCTAAAATGCAACCTGTTTCAAGTTATGGTGTAGAAATCTTATCAATAGGATTTTTCACAAAACCAGATCAAGCGGTTATTTGGAGAGGTCCAATGGCTGCTAAAGCATTAAACCAAATGATTTTTGATGCCAACTGGGGTGAATTAGATTTCATGCTAATTGATTTACCACCAGGAACAGGCGATATTCATTTATCAATCATGCAATCGTTGCCAATTACGGGAGCAGTTGTAGTAAGTACACCTCAAGCAGTTGCGTTGGCCGATGCTAAAAAAGGAGTTTCCATGTTTATGTCAGAATCAATTAATGTCCCTGTTCTAGGAATTATTGAAAATATGGCTTATTTCACACCCGAAGAACTTCCAGAAAATAAATATTATATCTTTGGTAAAGAAGGTGCAAAAAATTTAGCAGCTGATTTACAAGTACCACTTTTAGGAGAAGTGCCATTAGTGCAAAGCATTCGCGAAGCAGGAGATTACGGTCGCCCAGCAGCATTGCAAACCGCATCAATATTAGAAAGTGTTTTTGAAACAATTACAAGAAATGTAGTGCAAGAAACGGTAAATCGTAATGAAACCTTACCTCCTACAGAAGCTATCAAAATAACAACAATGGCAGGATGTTCTGCTGTAAAAAAAAAGTAA
- a CDS encoding DUF6252 family protein, whose product MKKFLSLIAIAVLFNSCQQDLQTNTPGFQAKLNNVQWRANDAIVSIDGDGGMTITAYTAYETVVLKSNASNVGTYTLGTQDYFGNHASYANDVQNFQDFYNTAPVEGPAFKLSGMITGGTGYMNVPGAQTTGGSGVGLRVATQTNAGVVTGVTVVARGNGYEAGDVITIVGGNNDATFSIVNVQSSNGEITIEEVENGLYTGKFKFNAVNASGEVVTFSEGVFYKLPLGL is encoded by the coding sequence ATGAAAAAATTTCTTTCTTTAATAGCTATTGCGGTATTATTTAATTCTTGTCAGCAAGATCTTCAAACCAATACGCCAGGTTTTCAGGCAAAACTAAATAACGTGCAATGGAGAGCAAATGATGCAATAGTTTCTATTGATGGCGATGGAGGAATGACAATTACTGCATATACTGCTTATGAAACTGTGGTATTAAAATCAAACGCATCAAATGTTGGAACGTATACGTTGGGAACACAAGATTATTTTGGTAATCATGCTTCTTATGCTAACGATGTGCAAAATTTTCAAGATTTCTATAATACAGCACCTGTTGAAGGACCTGCATTTAAATTGTCTGGAATGATTACCGGAGGAACTGGCTACATGAATGTACCTGGCGCGCAGACAACTGGTGGTTCTGGTGTTGGTTTAAGAGTGGCTACACAAACAAATGCTGGAGTTGTTACGGGAGTAACCGTAGTTGCAAGAGGAAATGGTTATGAAGCTGGAGATGTTATAACAATAGTAGGTGGAAATAATGATGCAACATTTAGTATTGTTAACGTACAATCAAGCAATGGAGAAATCACTATTGAAGAAGTTGAAAACGGCTTATATACAGGTAAATTTAAATTTAATGCTGTTAATGCTTCTGGAGAAGTTGTAACTTTTTCTGAAGGTGTATTCTACAAATTACCACTAGGTTTATAG
- the rimM gene encoding ribosome maturation factor RimM (Essential for efficient processing of 16S rRNA) gives MRKQDCFYLGKIAKKFSFKGEVLVYLDTDEPELYQNLESVFVEINKTLVPFFIESSSLHKEKFLRVRFEDIQTEAEADEIMGSEIYLPLSMLPKLEGTQFYYHEVIGFDVIDLMRGNIGKIIAINDSGAQPLFEIDKNGTEILIPLIDDFIISLDRENKTITLETPEGLVDLYLG, from the coding sequence ATGCGTAAACAAGATTGTTTCTATTTAGGTAAAATCGCGAAAAAATTTAGTTTCAAAGGGGAAGTATTGGTGTATTTAGATACCGACGAACCCGAATTGTATCAAAATTTGGAATCAGTTTTTGTTGAAATCAACAAAACACTGGTTCCATTTTTTATTGAAAGTAGTTCGCTTCACAAAGAAAAATTTCTACGTGTTCGTTTTGAAGACATTCAAACAGAAGCAGAAGCAGACGAAATTATGGGAAGCGAAATTTATCTTCCACTTTCTATGTTACCTAAATTAGAAGGCACTCAGTTTTATTACCACGAAGTAATAGGATTTGACGTAATCGACTTAATGAGAGGAAACATAGGGAAAATTATTGCTATTAATGATAGTGGCGCACAACCGCTTTTTGAAATCGATAAAAATGGAACTGAAATTTTGATTCCGCTTATTGATGATTTCATTATTTCTCTCGACAGAGAAAATAAAACCATTACTTTAGAAACTCCTGAAGGTTTGGTTGACCTTTATCTTGGATAA
- a CDS encoding acyl-CoA dehydrogenase family protein encodes MRPDLFQSPDYYLLDELLSDEHKMVRDAARAWVKKEVSPIIEEYAQRAEFPHQIVKGLGEIGGFGPYIPVEYGGAGLDQISYGLIMQEIERGDSGVRSTSSVQSSLVMYPIWKYGNEEQRMKYLPKLATGEFIGCFGLTEPDYGSNPAGMVTNYKDMGDHYLLNGAKMWISNAPFADIAVVWAKNEEGRIHGLIVERGMEGFSTPETHNKWSLRASATGELIFDNVKVPKENLLPNKSGLGAPLGCLDSARYGIAWGAIGAAMDCYDTALRYSKERIQFDKPIGATQLQQKKLAEMITEITKAQLLTWRLGVLRNEGKATTAQISMAKRNNVDMALTIARDARQMLGGMGITGEYSIMRHMMNLESVVTYEGTHDIHLLITGMDVTGFPAFK; translated from the coding sequence ATGAGACCAGACTTATTTCAATCTCCAGATTATTATTTATTAGACGAATTATTATCTGACGAACATAAAATGGTGCGTGATGCTGCACGTGCTTGGGTAAAAAAAGAAGTATCTCCAATTATTGAAGAATACGCACAAAGAGCAGAATTTCCACATCAAATCGTAAAAGGTTTGGGCGAAATTGGTGGATTTGGCCCTTATATTCCTGTAGAATATGGAGGTGCTGGATTAGACCAAATTTCTTATGGATTAATCATGCAAGAAATTGAAAGAGGAGATTCGGGCGTACGTTCAACCTCTTCCGTTCAATCTTCATTGGTTATGTATCCTATTTGGAAATATGGAAACGAAGAACAAAGAATGAAATATTTACCAAAATTAGCCACTGGAGAATTCATTGGATGTTTTGGTTTAACTGAACCAGATTATGGTTCAAATCCAGCAGGAATGGTAACTAATTATAAAGATATGGGTGATCATTATCTTTTAAATGGTGCTAAAATGTGGATTTCAAATGCGCCTTTCGCTGACATTGCAGTAGTTTGGGCTAAAAATGAAGAAGGAAGAATTCACGGATTAATCGTGGAACGCGGCATGGAAGGTTTTTCAACTCCAGAAACACATAATAAATGGTCGTTAAGAGCTTCAGCTACTGGAGAACTTATTTTTGACAACGTAAAAGTTCCAAAAGAAAACTTATTACCAAACAAATCTGGATTAGGAGCACCACTTGGCTGTTTAGATTCGGCTCGTTATGGAATTGCTTGGGGAGCGATTGGAGCAGCAATGGATTGTTATGACACTGCTTTACGCTATTCAAAAGAAAGAATTCAGTTTGACAAACCAATTGGAGCAACACAATTACAACAAAAGAAATTAGCTGAAATGATTACCGAAATCACGAAAGCGCAATTATTAACTTGGAGATTGGGTGTTTTAAGAAACGAAGGAAAAGCTACAACAGCTCAAATTTCGATGGCAAAAAGAAACAACGTTGATATGGCATTAACAATTGCTCGTGATGCACGTCAAATGCTTGGTGGAATGGGAATTACAGGAGAATATTCTATCATGCGACATATGATGAATTTAGAATCTGTAGTAACTTATGAAGGGACACACGACATTCACTTGTTAATTACAGGAATGGATGTAACGGGTTTCCCTGCATTTAAGTAA
- a CDS encoding NifU family protein: protein MTTIEIKDNVEKALEEIRPFLNSDGGNISLVEIIDDKHVKVRLEGACTNCSLSISTMKAGVETTIKKYVPQIETVENIA, encoded by the coding sequence ATGACTACAATAGAAATAAAAGATAATGTTGAAAAAGCATTAGAAGAAATTCGTCCGTTTTTAAATTCTGATGGTGGAAACATTTCATTAGTAGAAATTATTGATGACAAACATGTAAAAGTACGATTAGAAGGTGCTTGTACAAATTGCAGTTTAAGTATTAGTACAATGAAAGCAGGAGTAGAAACTACAATAAAAAAGTATGTTCCTCAAATTGAAACAGTAGAAAATATTGCCTAG
- a CDS encoding 30S ribosomal protein S16: protein MSVKIRLQRHGKKGKPFYWVVAADARSKRDGKFLEKIGTYNPNTNPATIDLNLDKAVQWLHNGAQPTDTARAILSYKGALLKHHLDGGIRKGALTQEQADAKLAAWLDEKAGKVDAKKTGLSKAEADAKAKALKAEKEANEKRIAAQAEAAKVEEVAEEAAVEVTEEVVEAATEEAPAVEENNEETEA from the coding sequence ATGTCAGTAAAAATTAGATTACAAAGACACGGAAAAAAAGGGAAACCTTTTTATTGGGTTGTTGCAGCAGATGCAAGATCAAAAAGAGATGGTAAATTCTTAGAGAAAATCGGAACTTACAATCCAAACACAAATCCAGCAACTATTGATTTAAACTTGGACAAAGCTGTTCAATGGTTACACAATGGAGCTCAACCAACTGATACAGCTAGAGCAATTCTTTCTTACAAAGGTGCTTTATTAAAACACCATTTAGATGGAGGTATCAGAAAAGGTGCTTTAACTCAAGAGCAAGCAGATGCTAAATTAGCAGCTTGGTTAGATGAAAAAGCAGGAAAAGTTGACGCTAAAAAAACTGGTTTATCAAAAGCTGAAGCAGATGCTAAAGCAAAAGCTTTAAAAGCTGAAAAAGAAGCAAACGAAAAACGTATTGCTGCTCAAGCTGAAGCTGCAAAAGTTGAAGAAGTAGCTGAAGAAGCTGCAGTTGAAGTAACTGAAGAGGTAGTTGAGGCTGCAACGGAAGAAGCTCCAGCTGTTGAAGAAAACAACGAAGAGACAGAAGCTTAA